A genomic segment from Fibrobacter sp. UWR4 encodes:
- the rlmN gene encoding 23S rRNA (adenine(2503)-C(2))-methyltransferase RlmN: MEWQRNIKTLTEDEIKAWLREVDEKPFRAEQIQKWLFCQQVKSFDEMLNISPALREKLAKQFELRSLKEDQHMVSVDGTVKWLFETWDGHHIETVMIPANGRFSVCVSTQVGCAMNCAFCRTAKMGFFRNLEAGEILEEIINVNWYLKENNIFNNEGEIAQVTNIIFMGMGEPLNNLENVHRVCCTLHNQKLFNMGSKRMTVSTSGVVPRIKELVDRNTPCCLAISLNSTNNEYRSSVMPVNNIWPIEKLLEAVDEYIRRTDNYVTFEFVLIQNITCTPKAAKELIRICAPRRVKVNAIILNDGDDPTLHAPTPEEVDTFLAAVRAAQIQITIRTARGRDILAACGQLAYKKKKNDQEEFQKGASLPDATPRSN; the protein is encoded by the coding sequence ATGGAATGGCAGCGCAATATCAAAACATTGACGGAAGACGAGATCAAGGCTTGGCTTCGTGAAGTGGACGAGAAACCGTTCCGTGCCGAACAAATCCAGAAATGGCTTTTTTGCCAGCAGGTCAAATCTTTCGACGAAATGTTGAATATTTCCCCTGCTCTCCGCGAAAAGTTAGCAAAGCAATTTGAACTTAGGTCCCTCAAGGAAGACCAGCACATGGTCTCCGTCGATGGTACCGTCAAGTGGCTTTTCGAAACCTGGGACGGACACCACATTGAAACCGTGATGATTCCCGCCAATGGCCGTTTTTCCGTGTGCGTATCCACTCAGGTGGGTTGCGCCATGAATTGCGCATTCTGCCGAACCGCAAAGATGGGCTTCTTCCGCAATCTGGAAGCAGGCGAAATCCTTGAAGAGATTATCAACGTCAACTGGTACCTGAAAGAAAACAACATCTTCAATAACGAAGGTGAAATTGCCCAGGTCACCAACATCATCTTCATGGGTATGGGTGAACCTCTGAACAACCTGGAAAACGTGCATCGCGTTTGCTGCACCCTGCATAACCAGAAACTGTTCAATATGGGTTCCAAGCGCATGACCGTCAGCACCTCAGGCGTTGTACCCCGCATCAAGGAACTGGTGGATCGCAATACTCCCTGCTGTCTTGCAATCAGCCTAAACAGCACCAACAACGAGTATCGTTCCTCCGTCATGCCGGTGAACAACATCTGGCCCATCGAAAAGCTTTTGGAAGCAGTGGACGAATACATCCGCCGCACCGACAATTACGTCACTTTTGAATTTGTGTTGATCCAGAATATTACCTGCACTCCCAAGGCCGCCAAGGAACTTATCCGCATTTGCGCGCCTCGCCGTGTAAAGGTAAACGCCATTATCTTAAACGATGGCGACGATCCCACCCTGCACGCCCCCACTCCCGAAGAAGTGGATACTTTCCTCGCCGCGGTGCGTGCGGCCCAGATCCAGATCACCATCCGTACCGCACGAGGCAGAGACATTCTCGCCGCCTGCGGACAGCTCGCTTACAAGAAGAAGAAAAACGATCAGGAAGAATTCCAGAAAGGCGCAAGCCTTCCTGACGCAACACCCCGATCCAACTAA
- a CDS encoding helix-turn-helix domain-containing protein, with amino-acid sequence MEYKEQVLRKVFQHIFLARRHDKGLTQNGLSEISNITRQFISQVESGKRQPSVMTLCNLATATGMSISQLFEEIDKLYMQYDRPDRGEKHP; translated from the coding sequence ATGGAGTACAAAGAGCAAGTGCTGCGAAAGGTTTTCCAGCACATTTTCCTAGCCCGTAGACACGATAAAGGCCTCACTCAAAACGGACTTTCCGAAATTTCCAACATTACAAGACAATTTATATCCCAAGTGGAAAGCGGGAAGAGACAGCCATCCGTCATGACCTTGTGCAATCTGGCTACCGCAACCGGAATGTCGATTTCTCAGCTTTTTGAAGAAATTGACAAACTCTACATGCAGTACGACCGTCCTGACCGAGGCGAAAAGCACCCTTAA
- a CDS encoding methyltransferase, with the protein MLTQNLPEFWDNLYADGKDYWNTKKATPALLEFFKNPACPATGSVLVPGAGFGYDAEAWALRGHDVLAVDFAPTAVDELDHLSRKHKNLRSLDLDLFTLSPKDQKRGGQQFDIVYDYCTFSAIHPGRRDEFFEVCYKMLKDDGLLISLMYPLTSGNTLQGPPHCTSEGELMARLDGVFDIVDRIPAVNSLPGREGKEEFWLLKKCL; encoded by the coding sequence ATGTTAACGCAAAACCTCCCCGAATTCTGGGACAATCTCTACGCCGATGGCAAGGATTACTGGAATACCAAGAAGGCAACTCCGGCCCTTCTTGAATTCTTCAAGAACCCCGCTTGCCCCGCCACCGGGTCCGTTCTGGTTCCCGGCGCTGGCTTTGGCTATGACGCCGAAGCATGGGCTTTGCGTGGTCACGACGTGCTGGCAGTTGACTTTGCCCCCACCGCCGTTGACGAACTGGACCACCTGAGCCGCAAGCACAAGAACTTGCGCTCTCTGGACCTGGATTTGTTTACCCTCTCCCCCAAGGACCAGAAGCGCGGAGGCCAGCAGTTCGATATCGTTTACGATTACTGCACTTTCTCCGCAATTCATCCGGGTCGTCGTGACGAATTCTTTGAAGTCTGCTACAAGATGCTGAAGGACGACGGTCTCCTGATTTCCCTCATGTATCCCCTGACCAGCGGCAACACCCTGCAGGGTCCCCCGCACTGCACCAGCGAAGGCGAACTGATGGCTCGTCTGGACGGCGTATTCGATATCGTGGACCGCATTCCTGCAGTGAACAGCCTCCCCGGCCGTGAAGGCAAGGAAGAATTCTGGCTCCTGAAGAAGTGCCTGTAA